Genomic window (Daucus carota subsp. sativus chromosome 5, DH1 v3.0, whole genome shotgun sequence):
GCCATAATCAATACGTTGTACAAAGAACACGAAATAATAATGATTTGTATGctgtttatataatttaaaatgcaaACATCAAGTTCAAGTGCATTGCTGGAATAATCTGCATTTATATGCTAGTTTTCATTTTCCCGCATGTATTTCCAGTATCCTAAGATGTGTTGTGCTATTGCAAGTAAATACATACCTATACTACAtctattcttttataaatataatatgctCTCCAGATTCACAATGGGATTTTCTTATAACTGCTAGCTTTTCTTCTGAATATATTTTCCAGCTTTCTTGAGTAGGCATCAGTACTGTGTTCCTAAGTTAGTCATTCGAGTTTCTAATGCATCTTGGATTGCAGATCTGAAGACAATGTTAAAGCTAGTTGAATCAGAGAGCAATACTACATGACATTGGAGATGTTTGTTGCAAATGCACACTCATTTAATGACATTGGAGATGTTCATGTTCGTTACAGATGCTAGGTGGATGCTTCCTGATGCATGGTAATACTACTAAACGTATTTGCAACACTAGCATTGCAGGTTTAGGAATATGATATTAGTATTGTTTTGGACAGGTCTGAAAATTTGGAAACTTAATCCACGAAGGAATGATCGAAGGGGTTCGATTTGAAGTCAACATGTTTTTTAACCAAAGGGGCAATTAGGATCCGAAGACGGCACTCAAACTTCAAATTCGAAATTCAACACATATGTAAATGACTTTGTTGTATACTTTCGCAGTTTTGTATGTCGAAAATAAGTATCTGACAGTCACATGTAAGCAACAAAGTTTATACTGTGTTTTGCAAAGTCGAATTAAGAACAAGTTtagatgaaataattaattttttttaaatttaatttgccTTCGCCCCATTAcaagtatttttgcaaataataaATCTCTACATCGAGAATGATGTTTAACTTTTATAAATTGATAAGTTTTTAGTTTAGTTGTAATTTGTTGAAACTAATTTTCTGATTAATTACTTTTATTAGTAAATATTTGTAATCGTTTCTATATCAtatgtttagaaataaattgttaaacatttttaaaaaaaatatatttatatataaactgaTATCCTAAAAGATGGACcatattaacattttaaatcaattttagtCGCTCAATTCTTATTACCCTATAATTTGTGACccctttttagaaaaaaaaatatatatgttttgcggtaatattttattaataagaaaGTAGTACTTGTCAAATTATAATGAAGTATCTTTGATGAAAAAAGAAAATCAGagatagaatatataaaaataatattaatattatgtaagaaaaaagaaataaaataataatctgGCTGTAACATAAAAAGGTCGGAGAAGAAACAAACAGTCCGCTGTGCTGTTTAGTGAATGAAATAAGCAAATCAGACCCCTCTTCTTACCTCCACTCATCCATCGCAATCTTATTAATTACTCTACCTGTCAGGTATGCTTCTGATGCAATTagtttttaattgtttattatattcacttttaattttaattgttgattgtTTAGATTCAGATTGTTATTTGGATTTAGTTTTATGAATAGTTTAGTGTTTGATATAATTGTTGATATCGAAATCATTTCGATTTCTAGGTGATGGTGTGTATGAATAGCACTCTGATATTGGTAGCTCAGCTGTGTTTTGTATATTTAGGTGTTTGAATGGCGAACAGAGCTCAAATCCCCACTAACAATTCAGCATTGATCGCGATGATTGCGGATGAGGTCATTGTtttcttattattaatttactaTTATATGTTTGTTTGGTATGTTTATGTCTGAGATGTATTGATTTAGCGGTCGGCTTAAGTTGCTTTCTGCCGCCTGATTATGGGTTTGGGAAAttggattttaatatttaatctcgCATCTGATGTTGGCGTATAGGGCTATGTATAGTAAAATACCACGAAACTGAGGTCGAAGAATGCAATTGGTCGCTTATTTGCTTTGAATAACCTGGTGAAGTTTTGGTCATGCAAAACTTTGGGGGCAATCGTGTCTTGCTCCTATGTAACAATTCATATGCCGTGTCCAATTTCTGCGGGATGTTTGCTGTACTTTTGATTTCAAATATATAGCAAAATTGATGTGGAGTAGTTTATGAGTGGACCTTGTGGGTTAGACGATTTACCTATAATTAATGTGTAGCATACTAGTAGAATGCGCTAATTTTCTAGCCGCTAATCTTTGTCTCCCAAGTACTCTGATGTGTATTTCCACACCATTTATTCATGCTCGAGTCTTTTACTAGAATGCTACCCTATTGCTTGTCTGTGTTGCTTCCAATATACACATGTGTGTGTATGAGAGAGAATGGcgggtttttgttttttttttttggggggggggtaTGTGCTTCATCGTATAAGTATCAACTCTGATCTTAAGTGCATATATTCCTAGTTGATTTGTATTAGCTTGCAGAATGCTCTAAAATTGTAGGATTGTCCTAACGTTTGATGCGAAGTTAAATAATTTGTTAGTGATTCTTCTATGCAGGACACAATAACTGGGTTTCTACTTGCTGGAGTTGGAAATGTTGACATAAGGAGGAAGACAAATTACCTTATTGTGGACTCAAGTactgttctttacttgaaatactATATAATATTTGGGCTGCCTGCTATTACGCTATTTTCCGCATTAATAATAAGTTGACTAtgattttttatgatttctTATATAATTGTTAATTTCAGAAACTACTGTCAAACAAATCGAAGATTCATTCAAAGAGTTCACAGCTAGAGAGGACATTGCAATAGTCTTGGTCAGCCAATACGTAAGTGTATAGCCTTTCTGTGTCTTTATTCTGTTACCTAATTTGCAATGCCCAATATTTTTGAGTGTGAGAAGTTTGTGTTAGAAATTATGTTGCTGTGTAAGGCTGTGCATAGTACTGCAGTCTCACACTGTAATACAATTTTTGTACTCTTTTAAATTGACAATTTGTCGCACCACAAGTTTAGAAGACTTTATATTTGGACAATTTTGAGCtcttgaaatataatttatggGCAAAAGCTTTGATGCTCTCCTTGAT
Coding sequences:
- the LOC108220849 gene encoding V-type proton ATPase subunit F; its protein translation is MANRAQIPTNNSALIAMIADEDTITGFLLAGVGNVDIRRKTNYLIVDSKTTVKQIEDSFKEFTAREDIAIVLVSQYVANMIRFLVDSYNKPIPAILEIPSKDHPYDPAHDSVLSRVKYLFSSESVASDRR